One Desulfatiglans anilini DSM 4660 DNA window includes the following coding sequences:
- the cobU gene encoding bifunctional adenosylcobinamide kinase/adenosylcobinamide-phosphate guanylyltransferase: MVEGGPRDLILVLGGARSGKSRWAQGHVESCSRAPLYIATAEVSDDEMAERIRLHQEARGARWRLIEEPLELERAIRSAPPEVDGILIDCLTVWLSNVLLKKGEDAVPAYEARLMQALEERSCLVAAVANEVGMSVVPAHPLGRLFRDLAGWLNQRVAAAADRVVLTVAGLPLVLKGAGKVAVPPPFGLGDR; the protein is encoded by the coding sequence TTGGTTGAGGGTGGACCGCGGGATCTGATCCTTGTTCTTGGCGGGGCGAGGAGCGGCAAGAGCCGGTGGGCTCAGGGGCACGTCGAAAGCTGTTCCAGGGCGCCGCTCTACATTGCGACCGCCGAGGTGTCCGACGATGAGATGGCCGAACGCATCCGCCTGCACCAGGAGGCCCGCGGCGCCCGCTGGCGCCTGATCGAAGAGCCGCTGGAGCTCGAACGGGCGATCCGTTCGGCGCCGCCGGAGGTCGACGGCATCCTGATCGACTGCCTCACCGTCTGGCTCAGCAACGTCCTCCTCAAGAAGGGCGAAGATGCAGTCCCGGCTTACGAGGCCCGGCTGATGCAGGCCCTGGAGGAGCGGTCCTGCCTCGTTGCGGCCGTTGCAAACGAAGTGGGGATGAGCGTGGTGCCCGCGCACCCCCTGGGGCGTCTTTTCCGGGACCTGGCGGGCTGGTTGAATCAGCGCGTCGCCGCGGCGGCCGACCGGGTGGTGCTGACGGTGGCCGGGCTGCCGCTGGTGCTCAAAGGGGCCGGCAAGGTGGCCGTTCCGCCGCCCTTCGGCCTTGGAGACCGTTGA
- a CDS encoding metal-dependent hydrolase — MAIKVTWYGHACFMIDTGDARLLIDPFITGNPTAPVTADQLNPDFILVSHGHGDHVGDAVAIAKRTQATTISNFEIQNWLSSQGVENTHPMHIGGGFDFPWGRVKLTIAHHGSVLPDGTYGGNPCGFLLIIQGRKIYHACDTGLFYDMKLIGEEGLDLAILPIGDNFTMGPDDALRAVKLLQPKRVIPIHFNTFDVIRQDPQKWAERVKRETATEAIVLEPGQSIEL, encoded by the coding sequence ATGGCCATCAAAGTGACCTGGTACGGACATGCCTGCTTCATGATAGACACCGGCGACGCGAGACTGCTCATCGATCCGTTCATCACCGGCAACCCGACAGCCCCCGTCACAGCGGACCAGCTGAACCCGGACTTCATCCTGGTCTCGCACGGCCACGGCGACCATGTGGGCGATGCCGTGGCGATCGCGAAACGCACCCAGGCCACGACGATCTCCAATTTCGAGATCCAGAACTGGCTCTCTTCCCAGGGCGTCGAAAACACGCACCCGATGCACATCGGCGGAGGGTTCGACTTCCCATGGGGGCGCGTCAAGTTGACGATCGCCCACCACGGCTCCGTTCTGCCGGACGGCACCTACGGCGGCAACCCCTGCGGCTTCCTCCTGATCATTCAGGGCAGGAAGATTTACCATGCCTGCGATACGGGTCTTTTCTACGACATGAAACTCATCGGCGAGGAGGGCCTCGATCTGGCCATCCTGCCGATCGGAGACAACTTCACCATGGGGCCCGACGATGCCCTCCGGGCGGTGAAGCTGCTCCAGCCGAAACGGGTCATCCCCATCCATTTCAACACGTTCGACGTGATCCGCCAGGACCCGCAGAAGTGGGCCGAGCGGGTCAAACGGGAAACGGCCACCGAAGCGATCGTGCTCGAACCCGGCCAATCCATCGAACTGTAA
- a CDS encoding efflux transporter outer membrane subunit encodes MPGLLHERECLSSAGSAERHRGAALGFRRVRGWKRFGSRRDRPDRTETRIEQGSMPQALYRMSKGSKVWTTRAAEVLAWFCCLFALAACQPFRPDPRAPESGLLPERYTLGEAVAALPGRWWESFEDPELNALVEGALAANPTLRQAWARLDQARAVAVQAGSSLYPDLTVSAGAGYSHAHGERSGALRTSGDDYSLGAMSRYEVDLWGKIRSEREAALLQVDATREDVHAAAMTLAAEVTRLWAAVIAQRMQRELLDEQLRINRIYLELVNLRFRMALGSALDVYQQQQIIDRVRAEIPLVEEQERLSLNQLAVLLGKAPGAAMEIGRKGLPAPSSVPATGLPADLLAARPDVRASMLRLEASDWQVAAARADRLPNLTLRADFTFGSDDLNRLFDQWLFSLAADLAAPILDGRRRAAEVDRTRAVVEEALARHREVVLTAVREVEDALVTEAALREHIGAVEKQLVTAERALREAQERYRKGLSDYLPVLTQILSTQELELNLIRRRSELLTARVNLYRALGGGWTTDLDPDEGLRTQGAGKVDRHES; translated from the coding sequence TTGCCTGGACTGCTCCATGAACGGGAGTGCCTCTCGAGCGCCGGAAGCGCGGAGAGGCATCGAGGGGCTGCCCTCGGTTTTCGGCGGGTGCGCGGGTGGAAACGGTTCGGGAGCCGCCGGGACAGGCCGGACCGCACGGAAACGCGGATAGAGCAGGGGTCGATGCCGCAGGCGCTATACAGGATGTCGAAGGGTTCGAAGGTCTGGACGACGCGGGCGGCCGAGGTCCTGGCGTGGTTCTGCTGCCTGTTCGCCTTGGCGGCCTGCCAACCCTTCCGCCCGGATCCGAGGGCGCCTGAAAGCGGGCTTCTGCCGGAGCGCTACACGCTCGGCGAGGCCGTCGCAGCGCTGCCTGGCCGCTGGTGGGAGAGCTTCGAGGATCCTGAACTGAACGCCTTGGTGGAAGGGGCTCTGGCCGCGAACCCGACGCTGCGGCAGGCCTGGGCGAGGCTCGATCAGGCCCGGGCGGTGGCGGTGCAGGCCGGCTCCAGCCTTTACCCGGACCTGACGGTGAGTGCGGGCGCCGGGTATTCCCATGCCCACGGCGAGCGCAGCGGCGCCTTGCGCACCAGCGGCGACGATTATTCCCTCGGGGCTATGAGCCGCTACGAGGTCGATCTGTGGGGAAAGATCCGGTCCGAGCGTGAAGCCGCTCTCCTGCAGGTGGATGCGACACGGGAGGATGTCCACGCGGCCGCCATGACGCTTGCTGCGGAGGTGACCCGGCTCTGGGCGGCCGTGATTGCGCAGCGGATGCAGCGGGAGCTTCTCGATGAGCAGCTGCGGATTAACCGGATCTATCTCGAACTGGTGAATCTGCGCTTCCGCATGGCGCTCGGTTCCGCCCTCGATGTCTATCAGCAGCAGCAGATCATCGATCGCGTCCGGGCCGAGATCCCGCTCGTGGAAGAGCAGGAGCGTTTGAGTCTGAACCAGTTGGCGGTGCTCCTCGGAAAGGCGCCGGGTGCCGCGATGGAGATCGGCCGCAAGGGCCTGCCCGCGCCGTCTTCGGTCCCGGCCACCGGGCTACCGGCTGATCTTCTGGCGGCGCGCCCGGATGTCCGCGCCTCCATGCTGCGGCTCGAAGCGTCGGACTGGCAGGTGGCGGCCGCGCGCGCCGACAGGCTGCCGAACCTGACCCTGAGGGCCGACTTCACCTTTGGTTCCGACGACCTCAACCGGCTCTTCGATCAATGGCTTTTCAGCCTGGCGGCGGACCTCGCGGCCCCCATCCTCGACGGACGGCGCCGCGCAGCTGAAGTGGACCGCACGCGTGCGGTCGTCGAGGAGGCGCTCGCCCGGCACAGGGAGGTCGTGCTGACGGCCGTCCGAGAGGTCGAGGACGCGCTCGTGACGGAGGCTGCCCTGCGGGAGCACATCGGCGCGGTGGAAAAACAGCTCGTGACGGCGGAGCGCGCTCTCAGGGAGGCGCAGGAGCGTTACCGGAAAGGGTTGAGCGATTATCTGCCCGTTTTGACGCAGATCCTGAGCACCCAGGAGCTCGAGTTGAATCTGATTAGGCGAAGGAGCGAACTTCTGACGGCAAGGGTCAATCTGTATCGCGCCCTTGGCGGGGGCTGGACGACGGACCTCGACCCTGACGAGGGGTTGAGAACGCAAGGCGCTGGAAAGGTTGACAGGCATGAGAGTTGA
- the msrB gene encoding peptide-methionine (R)-S-oxide reductase MsrB: MVLLANGPGLAGGVSERLKRATFAGGCFWCMEKPFEELPGVASVMPGYAGGTTEDPTYETYAEGGHLEVIEVLYDPAVVSYETLLEVFWRQVDPTDARGQFVDRGPHYATAVFYHDEDQKRAAEASKAELERSGVFRRPIVTPILPAGKFYPAEEYHQGYHRKNPVHYRYYRQGSGRDAFLEEVWGGDPAPLSDAELRRKLTPLQYSVTRGEGTEPPFDNAYWDNHREGIYVDVVSGEPLFSSRDKFDSGTGWPSFTQPLAPGNIVEREDRKLFTVRTEVRSRRADSHLGHVFPDGPPPTGLRYCLNSAALRFIPVEDLEKEGYGAFLPLFDE; this comes from the coding sequence ATGGTGTTGCTGGCGAACGGCCCGGGGCTGGCGGGGGGCGTGTCGGAGCGCCTGAAGAGGGCGACCTTCGCGGGCGGCTGCTTCTGGTGCATGGAAAAACCCTTCGAGGAGCTGCCCGGAGTCGCCTCCGTCATGCCGGGGTACGCTGGCGGCACGACGGAGGATCCGACCTACGAGACCTATGCCGAGGGCGGACACCTGGAGGTGATCGAGGTGCTCTACGATCCGGCGGTGGTCTCCTACGAGACGCTCCTGGAAGTTTTCTGGCGCCAGGTGGACCCCACGGACGCCAGGGGCCAGTTCGTCGATCGCGGGCCGCACTACGCGACGGCCGTCTTTTATCACGATGAAGACCAGAAGCGGGCGGCGGAGGCATCCAAGGCCGAACTGGAGCGGAGCGGGGTCTTCCGGAGGCCCATCGTGACGCCGATCCTGCCCGCCGGGAAATTCTACCCGGCCGAGGAGTACCACCAGGGCTATCACCGGAAAAACCCGGTCCACTACCGGTACTATCGCCAGGGATCGGGCCGGGACGCATTTCTCGAGGAGGTCTGGGGCGGGGACCCCGCGCCCTTGAGCGATGCCGAGCTGCGGAGGAAGCTCACGCCCCTTCAATACTCGGTCACCCGGGGAGAGGGCACGGAACCCCCGTTCGACAACGCCTATTGGGACAATCACCGCGAGGGGATCTATGTCGATGTCGTCTCGGGCGAGCCGCTCTTCAGCTCGCGCGACAAGTTCGATTCGGGCACCGGGTGGCCCAGTTTCACACAGCCCCTGGCGCCCGGGAACATTGTGGAAAGGGAAGACCGGAAGCTGTTCACCGTCCGGACCGAGGTGCGCAGCCGCCGGGCGGACTCTCATCTCGGGCACGTGTTCCCGGACGGCCCTCCGCCGACCGGTCTGCGCTACTGCCTCAATTCGGCGGCCCTGCGGTTCATCCCGGTCGAGGATCTCGAGAAGGAAGGGTACGGCGCATTTCTGCCGCTCTTCGACGAATAA
- a CDS encoding MBL fold metallo-hydrolase has protein sequence MQITFWGTRGSIAAPGRDTVVFGGNTCCVEVTTAGGRTIVIDAGSGIRPLGEKLASREGGHEVLLLMTHNHWDHVQGFPFFKPAYLKEWTIRVDGFHSCMKGLRAIFDNRMGDGFFPIAFEALKADIRFIDRIGKGPLVWDDVVIDAMPLQHPQGGVGFRFREDGRSFVFLTDNELREDAWAGRKPSDYVRFCREADLLVHDAQYTPAEHAERCGWGHSDHAAVVDLAIEAGTKRLLFFHHDPGRADAELSAILDDSRRFLRDRGAGTEIDAAREGAHVRVGV, from the coding sequence ATGCAAATCACATTCTGGGGAACGAGGGGGTCCATCGCTGCGCCCGGCCGGGATACCGTCGTTTTTGGAGGCAACACCTGCTGCGTGGAAGTGACCACGGCCGGCGGGCGGACTATCGTCATTGACGCCGGTTCGGGCATCCGGCCCCTGGGGGAGAAGCTTGCCTCCCGGGAAGGGGGGCATGAAGTCCTTCTTCTGATGACGCACAACCACTGGGATCACGTTCAGGGGTTTCCGTTTTTCAAGCCGGCCTACCTCAAGGAGTGGACCATCAGGGTGGACGGTTTCCACTCCTGCATGAAGGGGCTGCGGGCCATTTTCGACAACCGGATGGGCGACGGGTTCTTTCCGATCGCCTTCGAGGCGTTGAAGGCGGACATCCGCTTCATCGACCGGATTGGCAAGGGGCCTCTCGTGTGGGATGACGTGGTGATCGATGCCATGCCGCTTCAGCATCCGCAGGGCGGCGTGGGATTCCGGTTCAGGGAGGACGGGCGGAGCTTTGTCTTCCTGACGGACAACGAACTGCGCGAAGACGCCTGGGCAGGAAGGAAGCCTTCCGACTATGTGCGCTTCTGCCGGGAGGCGGATCTGCTGGTTCATGACGCCCAGTACACACCGGCCGAGCATGCGGAACGTTGCGGGTGGGGGCATTCGGACCATGCCGCCGTGGTCGACCTTGCGATAGAGGCCGGGACGAAGAGGCTGCTTTTCTTTCATCACGATCCCGGACGGGCGGATGCGGAGTTGTCAGCGATTTTAGATGATTCCCGGCGCTTCCTCCGCGACCGGGGGGCCGGCACTGAAATCGACGCCGCCAGAGAGGGCGCGCACGTGCGGGTCGGGGTGTAG
- a CDS encoding Do family serine endopeptidase, whose amino-acid sequence MVNARSVCFGTVCLLVTCLSTAAFMAAPGGVSAETAIISSPIDFCKAISAVAKRNIPAVVHIEVVQRQSISNPFFPFEEEPFFRFFFDLPRMPREFNREYKGIGSGILMDADGHVLTNNHVVSGATEIKVLIASGESYPAKLIGTEPQTDLAVLKVEAPKPFTYVTFGDSDKMEVGDWVVAIGHPRGLDHTVTQGIISAKHRRGILSPSSYQDFLQTDAAINPGNSGGPLLNLQGEVIGVNAAIVSQSGGFEGIGFAIPSNMALHVARQLISHGKVSRGWIGLSLQDITPLLAQSFDLPQSKGALVADVAEKSPAGVAGLRRGDVVLSYSGKAVTDSADLRNLIAGSTIGSTVQLKIWRNGEEIPISVPVGNLQEAHDMKLVSLRAKLGVDLRPLRPEESRKYGRKIRQGLVIEWIDPAGPMGQAGFEVNDVILEVNGKGVRSLEALWEELSATHPRHRRITFLAMDHRSGRTGYVQLPLN is encoded by the coding sequence ATGGTAAACGCGCGCTCCGTTTGTTTCGGCACTGTCTGCCTGCTGGTCACATGCCTTTCGACGGCTGCATTTATGGCGGCACCCGGCGGCGTTTCAGCGGAAACGGCGATCATTTCCAGCCCAATAGACTTCTGCAAGGCCATCTCCGCCGTCGCCAAACGAAACATCCCGGCGGTGGTGCACATCGAGGTGGTCCAGCGGCAAAGCATTTCCAACCCGTTTTTCCCCTTCGAAGAAGAACCTTTTTTCCGGTTCTTCTTCGACCTGCCCCGCATGCCGCGTGAATTCAACCGGGAGTACAAAGGAATCGGCTCAGGGATCCTCATGGATGCCGACGGGCACGTCCTCACCAACAACCACGTCGTTTCAGGGGCGACCGAGATCAAAGTCCTGATCGCAAGCGGCGAATCCTACCCCGCCAAGCTGATCGGGACCGAACCTCAGACAGACCTGGCCGTACTCAAGGTCGAGGCCCCGAAGCCTTTCACATACGTCACCTTCGGCGATTCGGACAAGATGGAAGTCGGGGACTGGGTGGTGGCGATCGGACATCCCAGGGGACTCGACCACACCGTGACCCAGGGGATCATCAGCGCCAAACACCGGCGCGGGATTCTCAGCCCCAGCAGCTATCAGGACTTCCTTCAGACGGACGCGGCCATCAACCCGGGCAACAGCGGCGGGCCGCTCCTGAACCTGCAGGGAGAAGTGATCGGCGTCAACGCCGCCATCGTCTCCCAATCGGGGGGATTCGAAGGCATCGGCTTCGCCATACCGAGCAACATGGCACTGCATGTCGCCCGCCAGCTCATCTCACACGGCAAGGTCTCGCGGGGCTGGATCGGGTTGAGCCTTCAGGATATCACCCCGCTCCTCGCCCAGTCCTTCGACCTGCCTCAATCCAAAGGCGCCCTCGTCGCCGATGTGGCCGAGAAGAGCCCGGCCGGCGTGGCCGGCCTCAGACGCGGGGACGTGGTCCTGAGCTACAGCGGAAAAGCTGTCACCGATTCTGCAGACTTGAGAAATCTCATCGCGGGCAGTACAATCGGGTCGACAGTCCAACTGAAGATTTGGCGGAACGGCGAGGAAATTCCGATATCGGTGCCGGTGGGCAACCTGCAGGAGGCCCATGACATGAAATTAGTGTCCTTGCGCGCCAAACTCGGAGTGGACCTGCGCCCCCTCAGACCGGAGGAGAGCCGCAAATACGGGCGGAAGATCCGCCAGGGCCTCGTGATCGAGTGGATCGATCCGGCCGGCCCCATGGGGCAGGCCGGCTTCGAGGTGAACGATGTCATCCTCGAGGTCAACGGGAAGGGCGTAAGGAGCCTCGAAGCGCTTTGGGAAGAACTCAGCGCCACCCATCCGCGGCACCGCCGGATCACCTTTCTGGCGATGGACCATCGCAGCGGGCGCACCGGGTACGTTCAACTCCCGCTTAACTGA
- a CDS encoding sensor histidine kinase: MFLDRMRRITRTIGFRLTAWYSTVFILSSFCLFVLTYFFLNASYRAQNQASINSQMLKLISLYQAGGATLIEQENRVEKKFAQEDRFFIRIADPRNTTLFLNIPYQWADFDIKRLESTDPSSIEEWFRLPPSSGGPNYLELARVRLPDGNWLQVGKTAEEQVKLLQRFRKTFMIVVVPFVLFGLIGGAAFSFRALRPIRHLIQTVRSIDLDTMTARVPSPHSNDELDELVRLFNEMLSRIEALILAMRGSLDHVAHDLRTPMTRLRGIAEMALRRETCDPDILREALSDCVEESEKVLTLLNTLMDISEAETGAMALRKRSFSVNELIERIVELYEVVAEEKGIEVSVSAPEDLVLTADPTRVGQALANLLDNALKYTPDGGKIHLEARVENDEMVIGITDTGVGIPEENLSKIWDRLYRGDKSRSQKGLGLGLSLVKAIVEAHKGRIQVDSRTDKGSCFTISLPIRA; this comes from the coding sequence ATGTTTTTAGACCGGATGCGTAGGATCACCCGGACGATCGGCTTCAGGCTGACGGCCTGGTATTCGACCGTCTTCATCCTGAGTTCCTTCTGCCTCTTCGTGCTGACCTATTTCTTCCTGAATGCCAGCTACCGCGCGCAGAACCAGGCCTCCATCAACTCCCAGATGCTCAAACTGATTTCCCTCTATCAAGCGGGAGGCGCGACCCTCATCGAGCAGGAAAACCGCGTCGAAAAGAAATTCGCGCAGGAGGACCGGTTTTTCATCCGCATCGCCGACCCGCGGAACACGACCCTCTTTCTGAACATCCCCTATCAGTGGGCCGATTTCGACATCAAACGGCTCGAGAGCACCGATCCCTCCTCGATCGAGGAATGGTTCCGCCTGCCTCCATCCAGCGGCGGCCCCAATTACCTCGAGCTCGCCCGGGTGCGGCTCCCCGACGGGAACTGGCTCCAGGTCGGGAAGACCGCCGAAGAGCAGGTCAAACTGCTGCAGCGCTTCCGCAAGACCTTCATGATCGTCGTCGTCCCGTTCGTCCTTTTCGGCCTGATCGGCGGCGCCGCCTTTTCCTTCAGGGCGCTCAGGCCCATCCGCCACCTGATCCAAACGGTCCGCTCCATCGACCTCGACACCATGACCGCCCGGGTGCCCAGTCCCCATTCCAACGACGAACTCGACGAACTGGTGCGCCTCTTCAACGAAATGCTCTCGAGGATCGAGGCGCTCATCCTCGCGATGAGGGGCTCTCTCGACCATGTGGCGCACGACCTGCGCACACCGATGACCCGGCTGCGGGGCATCGCCGAGATGGCCCTCCGCCGGGAGACATGCGACCCCGACATCCTGCGCGAGGCCCTGTCGGACTGCGTCGAGGAGTCGGAAAAGGTGCTGACCCTGCTCAACACCCTGATGGATATCTCCGAGGCAGAGACGGGCGCCATGGCGCTCAGGAAACGCTCCTTCAGTGTGAACGAACTGATTGAAAGGATCGTGGAACTCTATGAAGTCGTCGCAGAAGAAAAAGGCATCGAGGTAAGCGTTTCCGCCCCGGAAGACCTCGTACTGACCGCCGACCCGACCCGGGTCGGGCAGGCCCTGGCGAATCTCCTGGACAACGCCCTCAAGTACACGCCCGATGGGGGGAAGATCCACCTGGAGGCCCGGGTCGAAAACGATGAGATGGTCATCGGCATCACGGACACAGGCGTCGGCATCCCTGAGGAAAACCTCTCGAAGATCTGGGACCGCCTCTACAGAGGAGACAAGAGCCGCTCCCAGAAAGGACTCGGACTGGGGTTGAGCCTCGTGAAGGCCATCGTGGAAGCGCACAAGGGACGGATCCAGGTCGACAGCCGGACGGACAAAGGGTCCTGTTTTACGATATCTCTGCCCATCCGTGCCTAA
- a CDS encoding efflux RND transporter periplasmic adaptor subunit encodes MRVEPTSGEDRGASAPGASKAAAGSRGRLAIRVFLPLLILAAGIAGATYIKNTAPKAPRKPPEAHAPLVQVMDVKPSREPVILPVMGTVIPAREISLEARVAGEVVFVAPNFVEGGRFREGDVILRLDATDYKLAVARRESAVVDARYQLRVEEGRQAVARREWEILNQGRPAEPLDEELALRKPHLAKAKADLEAVEAELSQAKLDLERTVVRSPFNAVVRARSVSIGSQVSAQEELARLVGTDVYWVQVSVPVDRLKWIDFPGKDRERGSAAKVSYSGGYEREAWVLRLLSDLDAEGRMARVLLVVHDPLDLEGGAERRPPLLIGEYVRAEIVGNELAEVVRIPRSALRDGDQVWLVGEDGLMEVRRVRTIWREADFVLVDGGLSEGGRLIVSDLASGVPGMAVRVEEGRGDASGKARSEE; translated from the coding sequence ATGAGAGTTGAACCGACATCCGGGGAGGATCGGGGCGCATCGGCCCCGGGGGCGTCCAAGGCTGCTGCAGGGTCGCGGGGGCGGCTGGCGATCCGGGTATTTTTGCCGCTTCTGATCCTGGCCGCCGGGATTGCGGGCGCGACCTACATCAAGAACACCGCACCGAAGGCGCCCAGGAAGCCGCCAGAAGCGCATGCGCCCCTGGTGCAGGTGATGGATGTAAAGCCGTCGCGCGAACCGGTCATCCTGCCCGTTATGGGGACCGTGATCCCGGCGCGGGAGATCTCCCTCGAGGCCCGCGTGGCGGGCGAAGTGGTCTTCGTGGCGCCGAACTTCGTCGAGGGGGGGCGCTTCCGGGAAGGGGACGTCATCCTGCGGCTGGATGCGACCGACTACAAGCTTGCCGTGGCCCGCAGGGAAAGCGCCGTGGTCGATGCGCGCTATCAGCTGCGGGTCGAGGAAGGGCGGCAGGCCGTGGCGCGGCGCGAGTGGGAGATCCTCAACCAGGGCCGGCCGGCGGAGCCGTTGGACGAGGAGCTGGCGCTCAGGAAACCGCACCTGGCGAAGGCGAAGGCGGACCTCGAGGCTGTAGAGGCGGAGCTTTCCCAGGCGAAGCTCGACCTGGAGCGGACGGTCGTCCGCTCCCCGTTCAATGCGGTGGTCCGTGCGAGAAGCGTCTCCATTGGATCGCAGGTGTCGGCGCAGGAGGAGTTGGCACGGCTCGTCGGGACGGATGTCTACTGGGTGCAGGTCTCGGTTCCGGTCGACCGGCTGAAGTGGATCGACTTTCCGGGGAAGGACAGAGAACGTGGGTCTGCGGCCAAAGTGAGCTATTCGGGCGGCTACGAGCGGGAGGCTTGGGTCCTCCGGCTTCTGAGCGACCTCGACGCCGAGGGCCGGATGGCGCGCGTTCTGCTGGTTGTCCATGATCCCCTCGACCTGGAGGGCGGTGCAGAGCGCAGACCGCCTCTTCTGATCGGGGAGTACGTGCGGGCCGAGATTGTCGGCAATGAGCTTGCGGAGGTCGTGCGCATCCCCCGGTCCGCCCTGCGGGACGGGGATCAGGTGTGGCTGGTGGGCGAGGACGGGCTGATGGAGGTCAGGCGGGTGCGGACGATCTGGCGCGAGGCCGACTTCGTTTTGGTGGATGGGGGCTTGAGCGAGGGGGGCCGGTTGATCGTTTCCGACTTGGCCTCCGGGGTGCCGGGGATGGCGGTCAGGGTGGAAGAGGGGCGGGGGGATGCCTCCGGGAAGGCTCGAAGCGAGGAATGA
- a CDS encoding response regulator transcription factor yields MRILVVEDDEKIAGFIAKGFKEAGFAVDTAPDGLAGLDLALTEDYDAAVIDIMLPHLDGLSLIEKIRAEGLNTPVIILSAKRSVDDRVRGLQTGGDDYLTKPFAFTELLARVQALLRRAGGHSEASSLSMGGISVDLLKREVCRDNQKIDLQPREFSLLEYLMRNADKVVSKTMILQHVWDYSFDPQTNVVDVLVCRLRNKIDKDFQKKSIQTIRGVGYVFRPDA; encoded by the coding sequence ATGCGCATACTGGTCGTTGAAGATGATGAAAAGATCGCCGGCTTTATCGCCAAAGGATTCAAGGAAGCCGGGTTTGCAGTGGACACGGCGCCCGACGGCCTGGCCGGGCTCGATCTGGCCCTGACCGAAGACTACGATGCCGCGGTCATCGATATCATGCTGCCGCACCTCGACGGCCTTTCCCTGATCGAAAAGATCCGCGCGGAGGGGCTCAACACCCCTGTCATCATTCTAAGCGCCAAGCGCTCGGTGGATGACCGCGTGCGCGGGCTGCAGACCGGCGGCGACGACTACCTGACCAAACCCTTCGCCTTCACGGAGCTCCTCGCCCGGGTGCAGGCCCTCCTCCGGCGGGCCGGCGGGCATTCGGAGGCCTCTTCGCTCTCGATGGGCGGGATATCCGTGGACCTCCTCAAACGGGAGGTCTGCCGCGACAACCAGAAGATCGACCTTCAGCCCAGGGAATTCAGCCTCCTCGAATACCTCATGCGCAACGCGGACAAGGTAGTCTCCAAGACCATGATCCTGCAGCACGTCTGGGACTACAGCTTCGACCCCCAGACCAACGTGGTCGACGTGCTGGTCTGCAGGCTGCGAAACAAGATCGACAAGGATTTCCAGAAAAAATCGATCCAGACGATTCGGGGCGTAGGCTATGTTTTTAGACCGGATGCGTAG